AACGAATCCGCTCAAGCTGTATGGCACGCTGACATTCGGTTCGGTTTACCAATCCGTCCCGTACCATCATCTCTTGACCATGTACCTACTGGTGAGCATCTCCATCTACAAACACTGTTTGAGTTTAcgggaaaaaaaatctaaatagAAACATTTTGGCTAGCAGATAGCATAACTCTAGGCGATTTCGTTTGGTTAAATTATCTGTTAATGTCCTGAACTTTCATTCTTTCAAACATAACCACAGTACACGACAATTTCGCTTACATTCATTTGGACCTTCACCGACCTGTTCATCATGCTGGTGGCCTCCGGTATAGCGTGCCGCTTCGGCCAGCTAAACAAACGCATCAACAGCAACCTACAAAACGGCTCCGAAGCATTCTGGGGCGAAATGCGAACACACTTTGTCGGGCTGATCGAGCTGGTCGAGCGGACGAATCGAATTGTCGGCCCATTGTTGATCGCTTCCTGCGCAAACGATATGTACTTTCTCTGCCTGCAGACTCTGAACGCGCTGGAGTAAGTAACCTTATGATAATCAATAG
This is a stretch of genomic DNA from Anopheles merus strain MAF chromosome 2R, AmerM5.1, whole genome shotgun sequence. It encodes these proteins:
- the LOC121603682 gene encoding gustatory receptor for sugar taste 64a-like, with the protein product MYLLYTTISLTFIWTFTDLFIMLVASGIACRFGQLNKRINSNLQNGSEAFWGEMRTHFVGLIELVERTNRIVGPLLIASCANDMYFLCLQTLNALEDKPFDINDWYFRYSFTFLILRTSVKLWFAADVDEKSVRTHKLVQKIRSEHYNDELEILRICSSGGVSISGMGFFTITRRIFLTVSECLFGVKCQR